One Oryza sativa Japonica Group chromosome 8, ASM3414082v1 DNA window includes the following coding sequences:
- the LOC4344440 gene encoding putative 1-phosphatidylinositol-3-phosphate 5-kinase FAB1D, giving the protein MSCAQQDMDPPTRDALSEALDGNRSDHSVYDAEHSGQNGIGDTKKRTSSSDLSTDDNFSSSALQSKHEHMNRDALSIDDRSVKSGDESDGAESTSGKSGSIDSTCTENDSIWIPPEAADKEYEADSVSGKIAYADDDDDYSDGIKWGRSSFPATNEEQEVSHNTRDERESAMLDAMNGQLKILVSRFLASAGISFSKGESGESWLDILTSLSWEAALLIKPDASKGKEMDPGSYIKVKCIASGTRRQSEVIKGLVFKKNAAHKHMPTSCHNPRLLLLKGVLGHSDVGLSSFNSMDQEKDHLERAISKMMEICSPNVILVEKTVSRDIQELLLKEGVTLIFDMKLNRLERIARCTGSPIISFSEVLDKPKLKRCDSFHIEKFIEEHNSASDGGKRLSKTLMFLEGFPKPLGCTILLRGANSEELKKVKQVMHYTVFAAYHLILETSFFEDQRIFLNDQNASRENSVTAMAGPSANGYDPSVLCASDFPSRDDSPALRLYHATSNGYTDVKKSLSSSTKVDAPSSITNSSSSVGEDASIRYDSKPPLHSQRLPSPVPGTLRKYVGMLSHQNIYLPVTSLQETSATQIEGEVESGKEIVSNGFHVGSKVEEPAVSTANVDCSQDHQRQERIQDIMPTNSTHDKREESPVMVEDGEQHSTIDIISKEKTTNEDQADDALDTHSILILMSSQCITKQVICEQSHLSRIKYYGNFDVSLGRYLQDILQNPVLQNQKLSCSSCGEFPESHLYSYTHRNGNLTVRVKHLAPQHHLPGESEGKIWMWTRCLRCENEHGMSKSTPRVLISSEARSLSFGKFLELSFSSHSAARRLSICGHLVNRDCLRFFGLGSKVAMFRYSSVEIYTTCKPQTTLQFDNPCRQDWFKEERRYVLARGIKLFSEVASMLQPLKDQLLDVTTTNCTGSLPVKDFSELEELLIKEKAFFEDSLEKTINQNENLSASVHELVDINWSYQDLLLELYLWDRRLDQLTKCVSAGQERVVSCKDPFDTVVKNIRVNQEIENKADELTCDRTTSVLSAVGLTECPSNRNYIDHQSVDIEAPVLTENQGAGCAQFSSTGGRNDEDSYTAPCQLEVDSMAQTKEVPSFEISEVQGDGIVVHPISLDQEPSNAPNHFRKIPDWDTGEGWIWNSFHECQLAYRKDIQNEILDKFEIVNRYSPSHMSPLFEQHEEVSSPQFTVGPGGNILSVLEDEISSIIARALAVSGEHRHLVENETEGARLEHAKTMEKSYSFMSGSSLDSSPWSSIGSLDSEASFLSLGSSVSSDDLSGYDSLPLFSSIHPEVAVNGKVALRGKYSVTSIYAKQFQDLRKKCCPSELAYITSLSRCKKWDAQGGKSKAFFAKTVDDRFIIKQIKKTEFESFIKFAPDYFKHVYHSLDTGSQTCLAKILGIYQVKQTRHGKEIKIDLLVMENLLFGHNISRIYDLKGAIFSRHVAHSNDRNTVYLDQNYVEDMRVSPIYIGGRTKHLLQRAIWNDTSFLTSVNVMDYSLLVGVDKEKHELVFGIIDYLRQYTWDKQLETWVKSSLVVPKNVSPTVVSPKEYKKRFRKFMAKHFLTVPDTWSSENSSGPSKSFGHSNNMLVEVHSDDNLLQHPIEAETVV; this is encoded by the exons GGACGCTTTGTCTGAGGCTTTAGATGGTAATCGCAGCGATCACAGCGTGTATGATGCAGAGCATTCTGGACAGAACGGAATTGGGGATACCAAAAAGCGTACAAGCAGCAGCGATCTATCCACAGATGACAATTTCTCCTCTAGTGCTTTGCAGAGCAAACATGAACATATGAACCGTGATGCTCTTTCTATAGATGACCGCTCGGTTAAGTCTGGTGATGAATCCGATGGGGCTGAGAGTACCAGTGGCAAAAGTGGCAGTATTGACTCAACATGCACTGAAAATGATAGCATCTGGATACCACCTGAAGCTGCAGACAAGGAATATGAGGCTGACAGTGTTTCTGGAAAGATTGCTTAcgctgacgacgacgatgattaCAGTGATGGGATCAAGTGGGGCCGGTCAAGTTTCCCAGCCACTAATGAGGAGCAGGAGGTCAGCCACAATACTAGGGATGAGCGAGAAAGCGCGATGCTAGATGCCATGAATGGGCAGTTAAAGATACTTGTAAGTCGGTTCCTGGCCTCTGCTGGTATCTCCTTTTCCAAAGGAGAGAGCGGTGAGAGTTGGCTTGATATCCTTACCTCCCTATCGTGGGAAGCTGCACTACTGATCAAACCAGATGCTAGCAAGGGAAAGGAAATGGACCCTGGATCTTACATCAAGGTCAAGTGCATAGCATCTGGTACTCGTCGGCAAAG TGAGGTGATCAAGGGGTTAGTCTTCAAGAAAAATGCTGCTCACAAGCACATGCCGACCAGTTGCCACAATCCTAGACTGCTGCTTCTCAAAGGAGTCCTTGGGCATTCTGATGTTGGTTTGTCATCATTCAATTCAATGGATCAG GAAAAAGACCATCTGGAGAGGGCTATTAGTAAAATGATGGAAATATGTAGTCCTAATGTTATTTTGGTTGAGAAAACTGTTTCACGGGATATACAAGAACTTCTTCTGAAAGAAGGTGTTACTCTAATTTTCGATATGAAGCTCAATCGGTTGGAAAGAATTGCTCGCTGTACGGGTTCTCCCATAATCTCATTCTCAGAAGTCTTGGATAAACCAAAGCTGAAACGTTGTGACTCGTTCCACATAGAAAAATTTATTGAGGAGCATAACAGTGCCAGTGATGGTGGAAAAAGGCTATCGAAAACATTAATGTTCTTGGAAGGCTTCCCCAAACCGTTGGGTTGTACG ATATTGCTAAGGGGTGCAAATAGTGAAGAACTGAAAAAAGTCAAGCAAGTCATGCACTACACAGTATTTGCAGCGTACCACTTGATTCTTGAAACATCATTCTTTGAAGATCAGAGGATATTTTTGAATGATCAAAATGCTTCAAGAGAGAATTCTGTTACTGCCATGGCAGGGCCATCAGCAAATGGTTACGATCCATCTGTTCTTTGTGCCTCTGACTTTCCTTCACGAGATGACTCTCCAGCACTTAGACTGTACCATGCCACTTCTAATGGCTACACTGATGTGAAGAAATCCCTCAGTTCATCAACAAAAGTAGATGCTCCAAGTTCAATAACAAACAGCTCCTCGAGTGTTGGAGAAGATGCAAGTATCCGATACGACTCAAAGCCACCACTTCATTCTCAAAGGTTACCATCACCAGTCCCAGGAACGCTAAGGAAATACGTTGGCATGTTATCTCATCAGAATATTTATTTACCTGTCACATCCTtgcaagaaacatctgctaccCAGATAGAAGGCGAGGTTGAATCTGGTAAAGAAATTGTCAGTAATGGTTTTCATGTTGGGTCAAAGGTGGAAGAGCCTGCAGTTTCTACTGCAAATGTGGATTGCTCACAAGATCACCAGAGACAAGAAAGAATTCAAGATATAATGCCAACAAATTCTACGCACGACAAACGTGAAGAATCACCTGTTATGGTAGAAGATGGGGAACAACATAGCACCATTGATATCATTAGCAAAGAGAAAACTACTAACGAAGATCAAGCGGATGATGCCCTTGATACTCACAGCATATTAATTTTGATGTCCAGTCAATGCATAACAAAGCAGGTTATTTGTGAGCAGAGCCATCTTTCTCGTATAAAATATTATGGGAATTTCGATGTGTCCTTAGGGCGATATTTGCAAGACATTTTGCAGAATCCGGTTTTGCAGAATCAG AAACTGAGCTGCTCTTCATGTGGAGAGTTTCCAGAGTCTCATCTGTACTCTTACACTCATCGGAATGGGAATTTGACCGTTCGAGTCAAGCATTTGGCGCCTCAACATCATTTGCCTGGTGAATCTGAAGGGAAAATATGGATGTGGACCAGATGCTTGAGATGTGAGAATGAACATGGGATGTCCAAATCGACTCCAAGAGTGCTCATATCATCTGAAGCACGAAGTCTCTCTTTTGGAAAATTCCTAGAACTCAGTTTTTCAAGCCATTCTGCGGCAAGAAGGCTTTCAATATGCGGACATTTGGTGAACAGGGACTGCTTGCGCTTTTTTGG GTTGGGCTCGAAAGTTGCAATGTTCCGGTACTCATCAGTTGAAATTTATACAACCTGCAAACCACAAACCACTCTCCAGTTTGATAATCCCTGCAGGCAGGATTGGTTTAAAGAAGAGAGGAGATAT GTTCTTGCTAGAGGTATAAAGCTTTTTTCTGAGGTTGCAAGCATGCTACAACCCTTAAAGGATCAGCTTCTTGATGTGACAACAACCAATTGCACCGGCTCTCTCCCTGTTAAAGACTTCTCTGAACTTGAAGAGTTGTTGATCAAAGAAAAGGCCTTTTTTGAG GATTCTCTAGAAAAGACAATTAATCAGAATGAGAATCTATCTGCATCTGTGCATGAACTTGTTGATATCAATTGGTCCTACCAGGATCTTCTACTTGAACTTTATTTGTGGGACCGTCGACTGGATCAACTTACTAAGTGTGTTTCAGCTGGACAAGAGCGTGTTGTTAGTTGCAAAGATCCTTTTGATACTGTTGTCAAGAATATTAGGGTAAATCAGGAGATTGAAAATAAAGCTGACGAATTGACATGTGATAGAACTACATCAGTTTTGAGCGCAGTTGGTTTGACTGAGTGTCCAAGTAATAGAAATTACATTGACCACCAATCAGTTGACATTGAAGCACCCGTGCTTACTGAAAATCAGGGGGCTGGGTGTGCTCAATTTTCTTCCACTGGAGGTAGAAATGATGAAGACTCTTACACTGCTCCTTGTCAACTAGAGGTAGATAGCATGGCACAAACCAAAGAAGTTCCTTCATTTGAAATTTCAGAGGTTCAGGGTGATGGGATAGTTGTTCATCCAATTTCTTTGGACCAGGAGCCTTCAAACGCTCCCAATCATTTCAGAAAAATTCCAGACTGGGATACAGGGGAAGGGTGGATTTGGAATTCTTTCCATGAATGTCAATTGGCTTACAGAAAGGACATACAAAATGAAATTTTGGATAAATTTGAAATTGTCAACCGTTATTCTCCGTCTCATATGTCTCCCTTGTTTGAGCAACATGAAGAAGTGAGCTCTCCACAGTTCACTGTTGGTCCAGGTGGTAATATTTTATCTGTACTGGAGGATGAGATATCTAGTATAATAGCCCGTGCTCTTGCTGTATCTGGGGAACACCGCCATTTAGTGGAGAATGAAACAGAGGGTGCCAGGTTGGAGCATGCTAAAACAATGGAAAAATCATATAGCTTTATGTCTGGAAGTTCTCTTGACTCATCACCATGGTCATCTATCGGATCTTTAGATTCCGAAGCAAGTTTTTTGTCTCTTGGTTCATCAGTTTCATCAGATGACCTATCTGGTTATGATAGCTTGCCTTTGTTCTCTTCAATACATCCAGAAGTCGCTGTAAATGGAAAAGTAGCTCTCAGAGGCAAATATTCTGTTACTAGCATATATGCTAAACAATTCCAAGATCTTCGAAAGAAGTGCTGCCCATCTGAGCTTGCATATATTACTTCCCTAAGTCGCTGCAAGAAGTGGGATGCTCAGGGTGGAAAAAGTAAAGCTTTCTTTGCAAAGACAGTGGATGACAGGTTCATCAtaaagcaaataaagaagacaGAGTTTGAGTCCTTCATAAAATTTGCCCCTGATTACTTCAAGCATGTTTACCATTCTCTAGACACTGGAAGCCAAACTTGCCTTGCCAAAATATTGGGAATTTATCAG GTTAAGCAAACAAGGCATGGAAAAGAGATAAAGATCGATCTGTTGGTGATGGAAAACCTTCTCTTCGGGCACAATATTTCACGGATTTATGATCTTAAAGGTGCTATCTTTTCACGACACGTTGCACACTCCAATGACCGTAATACTGTTTACTTGGATCAAAACTACGTCGAGGACATGCGTGTTTCTCCGATTTATATTGGTGGAAGAACAAAGCATCTTTTGCAACGTGCAATCTGGAACGACACATCATTCCTCACT TCGGTCAACGTTATGGACTATTCTCTGCTTGTGGGAGTGGACAAAGAAAAGCATGAGCTTGTATTTGGCATCATTGATTATCTGAGGCAGTACACTTGGGACAAGCAGCTGGAAACATGGGTGAAAAGTTCCCTAGTAGTGCCAAAGAATGTTTCACCAACTGTAGTTTCACCCAAGGAGTACAAGAAAAGGTTCCGGAAGTTCATGGCGAAGCACTTCCTCACAGTTCCAGATACATGGAGTTCAGAGAATTCTTCCGGACCAAGCAAATCGTTTGGGCATAGCAATAACATGTTGGTAGAAGTCCATAGTGATGACAATCTGCTTCAGCATCCAATTGAGGCTGAGACAGTTGTATAA
- the LOC4344441 gene encoding uncharacterized protein, which yields MMKRFYSSIGQGVEALHRSLAVGEVGFMSAAFVQQAAALVRSVHAQLLEVVGRLHLPAGERWLDEYMDETSRLWDACLLVRAGASALHAYSAAAAHAIHHLYDHDDDYIHAARAINAPRRHAAGLLQDNRALLHDNILDPASLLLLDHRSPRDLNLNAFNGFRALLYALRNATSFLLAILLSATVSSCLPDHLISTCTPLPLPTAPGYASSMARLRHRVAQEMRALAAPAADGILMYEFRQARAAIDSLKADLDRVVATGTGYAHREDMAERAHLVKGCLAMLSSGAEAVIAELDDLFDDIVEGRKMLSDLCSHR from the coding sequence ATGATGAAGAGGTTCTACTCGTCGATCGGGCAGGGGGTGGAGGCGCTGCACCGGAGTCTGGCGGTCGGCGAAGTGGGGTTCATGTCGGCGGCGTTCGTGCAGCAGGCTGCGGCGCTGGTGCGGTCGGTGCACGCGCAGCTGCTGGAGGTGGTGGGGAGGCTGCACCTGCCGGCGGGGGAGAGGTGGCTGGACGAGTACATGGACGAGACCTCCCGCCTGTGGGACGCCTGCCTCCTCGTCCGCGCCGGCGCCTCCGCCCTCCACGcctactccgccgccgccgcccacgccatCCACCACCTCTACGACCATGACGACGACTACATCCACGCCGCCCGCGCCATCAACGCccctcgccgccacgccgccggcctcctccaggACAACCGCGCCCTCCTCCACGACAACATCCTCGAcccggcctccctcctcctcctcgaccacCGCTCCCCGAGGGACCTCAACCTCAACGCCTTCAACGGCTTCCGCGCCCTCCTCTACGCCCTCCGCAACGccacctccttcctcctcgccatcctcctctctgccaccgtctcctcctgccTCCCCGACCACCTCATCTCCACCTGCACTCCCCTTCCCCTGCCCACCGCACCCGGCTACGCCTCCTCCATGgctcgcctccgccaccgcgtcgCCCAGGAgatgcgcgccctcgccgcccccgccgccgacggcatCCTGATGTACGAGTTCCGCCAGGCCAGGGCCGCCATCGACAGCCTCAAGGCCGACCTCGACAGGGTCGTCGCCACCGGCACCGGCTACGCCCACCGGGAGGACATGGCCGAGAGGGCCCACCTCGTCAAAGGCTGCCTCGCCATGCTCAGCTCCGGCGCCGAGGCCGTCATCGCCGAGCTCGACGACTTGTTCGATGACATTGTCGAGGGCAGGAAGATGCTCTCCGACCTCTGCAGCCATCGCTGA
- the LOC4344442 gene encoding UDP-galactose transporter 1 — MEEAKMGDVATIRAVLAILQWWGFNVTVIIMNKWIFQKLEFKFPLTVSCVHFICSSIGAYIAIKILKMKPLIEVAPEDRWRRIFPMSFVFCINIVLGNVSLRYIPVSFMQTIKSFTPATTVILQWLVWRKYFEWRIWASLVPIVGGIMLTSITELSFNMFGFCAAMVGCLATSTKTILAESLLHGYKFDSINTVYYMAPFATMILSVPAIVLEGSGVINWLYTYDSIVPALIIITTSGVLAFCLNFSIFYVIHSTTAVTFNVAGNLKVAVAVLVSWMIFRNPISAMNAVGCAITLVGCTFYGYVRHLISQQSVNSSPRTPRSRMEMLPLVGDKQEKI; from the exons ATGGAGGAAGCCAAGATGGGAGACGTTGCCACCATCCGAGCCGTTCTGGCGATCCTCCAATGGTGGGGCTTCAACGTCACCGTCATCATCATGAACAAATGGATCTTCCAG AAATTGGAGTTCAAGTTCCCTCTTACTGTCTCGTGTGTCCACTTTATATGCTCTTCGATTGGAGCTTACATCGCAATCAAAATTCTCAAGATGAAACCACTGATTGAAGTTGCCCCAGAGGATCGGTGGAGAAGAATATTCCCAATGTCATTTGTGTTCTGCATAAACATTGTACTGGGAAATGTCAGCCTGAGATATATTCCAGTCTCCTTCATGCAGACCATAAAATCTTTCACCCCTGCAACGACAG TTATTCTGCAGTGGTTGGTCTGGAGGAAGTATTTCGAGTGGCGCATATGGGCTTCTCTGGTACCAATAGTGGGAGGAATCATGTTAACATCAATAACTGAGCTTAGTTTCAACATGTTTGGTTTTTGTGCTGCTATGGTTGGTTGCCTGGCAACATCTACCAAGACCATCCTTGCAGAGTCTCTACTCCATGGATACAAATTTGATAG CATTAACACTGTGTACTACATGGCGCCATTTGCAACCATGATACTGTCAGTACCAGCGATTGTGCTGGAAGGGAGTGGCGTCATCAATTGGCTCTACACGTATGATTCCATCGTCCCTGCACTGATCATCATCACCACCTCCGGAGTACTCGCATTTTGCCTCAACTTCTCCATCTTCTACGTCATCCATTCCACAACGGCTGTCACCTTTAACGTAGCCGGCAACCTGAAA GTTGCTGTGGCTGTGTTGGTGTCGTGGATGATCTTCCGGAACCCGATCTCCGCGATGAACGCTGTCGGGTGCGCAATCACGCTCGTCGGCTGCACCTTCTATGGCTATGTGAGGCATCTCATCTCGCAGCAGAGCGTTAATTCGAGCCCACGCACGCCGAGGAGCCGGATGGAGATGCTTCCCCTCGTAGGAgacaagcaagagaagatttAA
- the LOC4344443 gene encoding PHD finger protein EHD3 — protein sequence MGSQNRPPPPRKRQPPPPEDHLVTYKRRRSKETQPLPLMANGANSKKDAKAQHWISWRDTLHGFLQSPAISQGGGIQTCIRHALQHNPCLLTNGVVVHTEFKGNPAHSQGEEAKVQHPNGAAGGKVVSADAAIQDAAAAASSEANKAMCNNALFDILVSQKFALLCHLLLGTFHVNKPGDVIDLEKIDAKMRNGDYAHNPALFDDDIQQMWEKFEQVGQEMTGLASNLSTISRVSYQKQASGFSEAEVAEHRIEEISLPGAVHVVTKESTTTVQLAPCDSSHSTIPKRTVPPGRDLCPCDGCGTKVDVEEGLICDECDTMYHFACVKLLNPDIKQVPAIWHCSTCSFKKKELAADTTNNVAHDCLHGGNCVLCDQLELVKTEEEDPKLPIKIELAEEREGSSVSSMGEDNEPDLSTTALSNLCKHCGTCEDDDKRFMVCGHPYCVYKFYHIRCLKTSQLAIEQQKKLGCWYCPSCLCRGCFQDKDDDQIVMCDGCDEGYHIYCMRPARNTIPKGKWYCTFCKIRRAAEGMHKYEDSVLKIHGNSKHACNVNQSKDSEGDGTEK from the exons ATGGGCTCCCAGAACCGCCCCCCACCACCGCGCAagaggcagccgccgccgccggaggaccACCTCGTCACCTACAAGCGCCGCCGCTCCAAAGAAACACAg CCTTTGCCACTCATGGCCAACGGCGCCAATTCTAAGAAAGACGCCAAGGCCCAACATTGGATTAGCTGGAGGGACACTCTCCACGGCTTCCTCCAATCCCCTGCTATTAGCCAGGGTGGAGGAATTCAGACCTGCATCCGTCATGCTCTCCAACACAATCCTTGCTTGCTCACCAATGGTGTTGTTGTTCACACTGAATTCAAA GGTAACCCAGCTCATTCCCAAGGAGAGGAAGCAAAAGTGCAGCACCCTAATGGTGCTGCTGGAGGCAAGGTGGTTTCTGCAGATGCTGCTATACAAGATGCGGCTGCCGCAGCTTCTTCCGAAGCTAACAAGGCAATGTGTAATAATGCCCTCTTCGACATTTTGGTCTCCCAGAAATTTGCCTTGTTGTGCCATTTGCTACTTGGGACCTTCCATGTCAATAAACCTGGTGATGTCATCGACTTGGAAAAAATCGACGCCAAGATGAGAAATGGAGACTATGCCCACAACCCTGCACTATTTGACGATGATATCCAGCAG ATGTGGGAGAAGTTTGAGCAAGTTGGCCAAGAGATGACAGGTCTAGCGAGCAACCTTTCAACCATTTCACGAGTTTCATACCAAAAGCAG GCTTCTGGATTTTCTGAAGCTGAGGTGGCTGAGCACAGAATAGAG GAAATAAGTTTGCCGGGTGCTGTCCACGTTGTCACAAAGGAGTCGACTACCACCGTGCAGTTGGCCCCATGTGATTCTAGTCATTCTACAATACCGAAACGAACTGTGCCACCTGGACGTGATCTGTGCCCTTGCGATGGTTGTGGCACCAAGGTAGATGTTGAAGAAGGCCTAATCTGTGATGAATGTGACACCATGTACCACTTTGCATGTGTCAAGCTACTCAATCCTGATATTAAGCAAGTCCCAGCAATCTGGCATTGTTCAACCTGCAGCTTCAAGAAAAAAGAATTGGCTGCAGATACCACGAATAATGTTGCCCATGACTGCTTGCATGGTGGTAACTGTGTTTTGTGTGACCAGCTCGAGCTGGTGAAGACAGAAGAAGAAGATCCCAAGCTTCCCATAAAAATTGAATTAGctgaagaaagagaggggagcTCCGTCTCAAGCATGGGGGAAGACAATGAACCAGACCTGTCAACAACTGCCCTGTCAAACTTGTGCAAACACTGTGGCACATGCGAAGACGATGACAAGAGATTCATGGTATGCGGACATCCTTACTGCGTTTACAAGTTCTATCATATCCGATGCCTGAAAACAAGCCAGCTTGCAATTGAGCAACAAAAGAAGCTTGGTTGCTGGTACTGCCCCTCTTGCCTCTGCAGAGGGTGCTTCCAAGACAAGGATGATGACCAGATAGTCATGTGTGATGGCTGTGATGAAGGTTATCACATATATTGCATGAGACCAGCACGCAACACTATCCCCAAAGGTAAGTGGTACTGTACATTTTGCAAGATCCGCAGGGCAGCGGAAGGAATGCATAAGTATGAGGATTCTGTGCTGAAAATACATGGGAATAGTAAGCATGCTTGTAATGTGAATCAGTCGAAGGATTCTGAAGGTGATGGTACTGAAAAGTGA